The Clostridia bacterium genome has a window encoding:
- a CDS encoding nucleotidyltransferase domain-containing protein, translating to MDNLLKRKINIFLEQAEKICKVNFAYIFGSYARGEQTDNSDIDIAVMPDLSNNDKESELFMRGNMIELGKSIFKKDVDVVFLNIDSVLLKYEVVQEGIVIKDSDDRISFESLVIREYFDFKYYSDYYNNVMLESIKSKKSRSV from the coding sequence ATGGACAACCTATTAAAAAGAAAGATCAATATATTTCTGGAACAAGCAGAAAAGATTTGCAAGGTTAATTTTGCTTATATCTTTGGTTCCTATGCAAGGGGAGAACAGACTGACAATAGTGATATAGATATTGCTGTTATGCCAGATTTATCAAATAATGATAAAGAGTCAGAACTGTTTATGAGAGGTAATATGATAGAATTAGGTAAGTCCATATTTAAAAAAGATGTGGATGTAGTGTTTTTGAATATAGATTCTGTACTATTGAAATATGAAGTTGTACAGGAAGGCATTGTTATCAAGGACAGTGATGATAGGATTTCTTTTGAATCTTTAGTGATTAGGGAATACTTCGATTTCAAATATTATAGTGACTATTATAATAATGTAATGTTAGAATCCATAAAATCCAAAAAAAGCAGGAGCGTATGA
- a CDS encoding metallophosphoesterase family protein, with translation MYLLNRLSKIFDNSEEVLFDDYSRFVLMSDCHRGDGTWADNFSKNQNFYFAALTYYYKNKYTYIEIGDGDELWENKDFSEIFNMHKDVFRLLSRFHKNNRLYFIYGNHDIVKRDQKFLEENLYKYYDSRRKKYIPLFEGLKVHEGLVLKHRKRNNKILLIHGHQVDFMNYTLWPISRFLVKNVWKPLETFGVKDPTSPAKNHQKKDSIDNKLTEWVERENVMIVAGHTHRSMFPEVGETPYFNDGSCVHPRCITAIEIEFGYIRLVKWHMKTNRNGLLYIGRDTLAGP, from the coding sequence TATTAATGAGCGATTGCCATAGGGGCGATGGAACTTGGGCGGATAATTTCTCTAAAAACCAAAATTTTTACTTTGCCGCCCTCACCTATTATTATAAAAATAAGTACACTTATATAGAGATTGGCGACGGAGATGAGCTTTGGGAAAATAAAGATTTCTCTGAAATTTTCAATATGCACAAGGACGTATTTAGGTTGTTATCTAGATTTCACAAAAATAATAGGCTGTATTTTATATATGGCAACCATGATATAGTGAAAAGAGACCAAAAATTTTTAGAAGAAAATCTATACAAGTATTATGACAGCCGTAGAAAAAAATATATTCCATTATTTGAAGGTCTAAAAGTTCATGAAGGTTTGGTTTTAAAACACCGGAAAAGGAATAATAAAATACTTTTAATCCATGGCCATCAGGTGGATTTTATGAATTATACATTGTGGCCGATAAGCAGATTTTTAGTGAAAAATGTATGGAAACCCCTTGAAACCTTTGGCGTAAAAGACCCTACCAGTCCGGCAAAAAATCATCAAAAGAAAGATAGCATTGATAATAAGCTTACAGAGTGGGTGGAAAGAGAAAATGTCATGATTGTAGCCGGCCACACTCACAGGTCCATGTTTCCAGAAGTAGGTGAAACACCATATTTCAACGATGGAAGCTGTGTACACCCTCGCTGCATCACAGCCATAGAGATTGAATTTGGATATATTAGATTGGTCAAATGGCATATGAAGACCAATAGAAATGGTTTATTATATATTGGAAGAGATACCTTAGCCGGTCCCA
- a CDS encoding DUF86 domain-containing protein → MIKREVLLARISKLDEYIKFLHGIGKYSESEYLNNQMIYGSTERFLHLAIECVIDIANHIIADMRYRKPGSNREIFEILFENKVISNSLKESLCNMAGFRNILVHDYVKLNRQTVYNIVKNNLKDIESFRDIVAEYV, encoded by the coding sequence ATGATTAAGAGAGAAGTTCTATTAGCTAGAATAAGTAAATTAGATGAATATATTAAATTTTTACATGGGATAGGGAAATATTCCGAGAGCGAGTATCTAAATAACCAAATGATATATGGCTCAACGGAGAGGTTTTTACATTTAGCCATAGAATGCGTTATTGACATTGCAAATCATATTATTGCTGATATGAGATATAGGAAGCCAGGCAGTAATAGGGAAATATTTGAGATTTTATTTGAAAATAAAGTGATAAGTAATAGTTTAAAAGAGAGTTTATGCAATATGGCTGGATTTAGAAATATATTAGTACACGATTACGTAAAATTAAATAGGCAAACAGTATATAATATAGTAAAAAACAACCTAAAAGATATAGAAAGCTTTAGAGATATAGTAGCAGAATATGTATAA